AAGCGCGCGTATCGGCGAAGTCCTCGCTGTCGTCGCTCAGGAACACCGCCATCGTCGAGGCGTAGACGGCGCCGAGGATCGCCCGCTTGCTGTAGTGGTTATAGTCGGTCGCGGTATCGCCCGCGAGGCGCCACATCAGGTCGGCGGCGCGCCAGCCGAGCCTTGCGGCGTGCGGCGCATTGTTCGGTAGCGCGAGGAGCGCCAGCGCGCGGCGCAGCGGTTCGCGATCGGGAGCCAACAGGTCGATGCGCGTTTCGACGAGTGTCGTGATGCGCTCGCGAATCTTCAGCGTCGCGAGCTTTTCCGCAGGCCATTTCGCCGCCATCGCCAAGTCGATATCGGCGAACCATGCGTCGACCATATCGCGGCCGCCGCCGGGAAAGGCGAGCCGTGCGACGTCGGGATCGACGCCGGCACGCGCGGCGGCTCCGATGAGTGCGGCGTCGCCGAACCCGTCGAACGCGGCGTTCCGGGCGATCAGCGGCGCGAGCGTGGCGCGAATCTCGTCGAGGGTGGGATCGGCGGGCAGAATTGAAGCCATAACCATCAGATAGGCCGCGCGGTGCGGCTCGGCAACCGGATCAATACCAGCGCCGCCCCGACCATCATCCCGCCGAACAGGTCGATCGGACCCAGAGTTTCTCCGAACGCCCACCAGCCGGCCAAAGCCGCGACGGCGGGCTGGACGAGCAGGGTCAGCCCGAGGACGAGCGGCGAGAAGCGCGGCAGCGACCAGATGATCAGCCCCTGCCCGATGACCTGACTGGTCAGCGCGAGCAGGATCAGCGGCGTCCAGTCATGCGGCATGACCGATTCGCCGAGCGCGAGCGCAACGCCGAGCAGGATAGGAGCGCTGAAGAAGGAGGAGATGCCAAGCGCGGTCCACGGCGCGAGCGTGCCGCGCACGCGCTGCATCAGGATGACATAGACGGTATAGAGCACCCCGGCGAGCAGGCTGAGCAGGTCGCCGACCAGATAGTCGGGCGACAGTTCATAGCTTTGCCCCATCAGCAGCGCCGAGCCTGCAAAGGCGAGCAGGATTGCCAGCGCCTGCCAGCCGCGGGGCAGGGTACGCGTCAGGAAAATGCTCCACAGAATGAGGAAAAGGCTGGCGCTGTTGCCGAACAGCGTTGCGTTCGCGACCTTGGTCTGGACTATTCCGACGTGCCAAGCGGCGAGGTCGAGCGCGAAGAATACCCCTGCGCCTGCTGCAACGATGACCGCGCCGCGCGGCGGCACCCGTCCGCCCGCTTCGCGCCACGCGAACAGCGCCAGCAGGGGCAGCGCCAGGAGCAGGCGCCAGAAGGCCGAGGCGACGGGGCCGGTATCGGCGAGCCGTACAAGCATCGCGCCAAGCGACAGCGCAATGTTGCCGAATAACAGCGCCGCGAAACCCCAGCGGCCTGCACGGAGCGGCGCGTCGTTCGCGCCAACGATGCCTTCGATCTTCGCTGTCATTTAGATTTTCTTTTGCTACCCACCATTGCCTTGGCGCCCGGGCGTCCATAGCTTCGGGCGCATAGCGGCAGCCCGGCGGGCCGTCGCGGAAAAAGTGGCAAATAGGGAGGTACTATGACTGTATCGCTGTTCGATCCGATCGAGCTGGGCGCCATCGCGGCGCCAAACCGCATCATCATGGCTCCGCTGACACGCGGACGCGCGGGGCCGGGTTTCGTCCCGAACGAACTCGCGCGCGACTATTACCGCCAGCGGGCCTCGGCGGGCCTGATCATTTCGGAAGCAACGGGCATTTCGCAAGAGGGCCTTGGCTGGCCCAGCGCCCCGGGGCTGTGGACCGACGCGCAGGTCGAGGGCTGGAAGCCGGTGACCGACGCGGTGCACGAAGCGGGCGGGCGTATCGTCGCGCAGCTCTGGCACATGGGGCGGCTCGTCCATTCGGTGTTCAACGACGGCAAACAGCCGGTCTCGGCGTCGGCCACGACGGGCACCGGCCGCGCCCACACGCCGGTCGGGCGCCGAGACCTTGAGGAAGCGCGCCCGCTGCGCCTCGACGAGATTCCCCGGCTGATCGGCGATTATGCGAAGGCGGCCGAGAATGCGAAGCGCGCCGGGTTCGACGGCGTCCAGCTCCATGGCGCCAACGGCTATCTGATCGACCAGTTCCTGCGCGACGGATCGAACCTGCGCGACGACGATTATGGCGGCCCGGTCGAGAACCGCATCCGGCTGCTCCGCGAGGTGAGCGAAGCGCTGATCGACG
The Sphingopyxis macrogoltabida genome window above contains:
- a CDS encoding COQ9 family protein, with translation MASILPADPTLDEIRATLAPLIARNAAFDGFGDAALIGAAARAGVDPDVARLAFPGGGRDMVDAWFADIDLAMAAKWPAEKLATLKIRERITTLVETRIDLLAPDREPLRRALALLALPNNAPHAARLGWRAADLMWRLAGDTATDYNHYSKRAILGAVYASTMAVFLSDDSEDFADTRAFLARRIDAVMRFESWKHRRAANRIERPSLARFVGRLRYPGR
- a CDS encoding DMT family transporter, whose protein sequence is MTAKIEGIVGANDAPLRAGRWGFAALLFGNIALSLGAMLVRLADTGPVASAFWRLLLALPLLALFAWREAGGRVPPRGAVIVAAGAGVFFALDLAAWHVGIVQTKVANATLFGNSASLFLILWSIFLTRTLPRGWQALAILLAFAGSALLMGQSYELSPDYLVGDLLSLLAGVLYTVYVILMQRVRGTLAPWTALGISSFFSAPILLGVALALGESVMPHDWTPLILLALTSQVIGQGLIIWSLPRFSPLVLGLTLLVQPAVAALAGWWAFGETLGPIDLFGGMMVGAALVLIRLPSRTARPI
- a CDS encoding alkene reductase, whose translation is MTVSLFDPIELGAIAAPNRIIMAPLTRGRAGPGFVPNELARDYYRQRASAGLIISEATGISQEGLGWPSAPGLWTDAQVEGWKPVTDAVHEAGGRIVAQLWHMGRLVHSVFNDGKQPVSASATTGTGRAHTPVGRRDLEEARPLRLDEIPRLIGDYAKAAENAKRAGFDGVQLHGANGYLIDQFLRDGSNLRDDDYGGPVENRIRLLREVSEALIDVWGKDRVAVRLSPNGETQGVDDSAPEKLFPAAAAALDALGIAFLELREPGPDGTFGRTDVPKQSPAIRQAFKGPLILNSDYDVALAEEALASGAADAIAFGRPFIGNPDLVERIRAGAEWAADNPQTWYSPGPEGYTDYPALVAA